Below is a window of Entelurus aequoreus isolate RoL-2023_Sb linkage group LG07, RoL_Eaeq_v1.1, whole genome shotgun sequence DNA.
GAGCATAATACTACCGCCACCATACTTGGCGgtagcatggtgttcctgggattaaaggcctcacattttctcttccaaacatattgctgggtattgtggccaaacagctcaattttttgtttcaccacataactttcctccagaaggtcttatctttgtccatgtccctttgccaagggacatgtaaccaaatattaacattgctgtatgtatacttttgacccagcagatttggtcacattttcagtagacccataataaattcataaaagaaccaaacttcattaatattttttgtgaccaacaagtatgtgctccaatcactctatcacaaaaaaataagagttgtagaaattattggaaactcaagacagccatgacattatgttctttacaagtgtatgacaacttttgaccgcgactgtatatatagatgtattattttggtttatttcgtcaAAAAAAGTAACATAATAGCCACGCACGTCCTtgatagcaaacatggcgcctgttgtttggttggccatactctctttatacacaacTCTGCCCATGACCCCCTCAGCCTCCCTTAGGTTAAGGCGGCCCTGTTGATACATGATGGTTGTCTTTGACTATGCCTCTTTTTTTAGTATTACACTGCCTGCATTGTGTTAACTGTTAACGAAGCTAAAGTTTAGCATGTCAGTATTTATTTGCTGCATGTGTCATCCTGACTTTTGGGGTTTTTACATTGTGTCTGTCAGGCTAAAATCTTGGACCACGATAACGTGAACTACCTGAAGAAGATTCTGGGAGAGTTAGCCATGGTTTTAGATCAGGTGGAGGCTGAGCTGGAGAAAAGGAAACTGGAGTATCAAGGTACGTTCCAGTGACGATTCTGCATGGGCAACAAGGCTGAGATTGGCTGTGATGTTTCCACCCTCGCAGGTGAAAAGTGTGAGTTGTGGCTTTGTGGACCTGACTTTACACTAGCTGATGTCTGCCTGGGAGCTTTGCTGCACAGGCTCAAGTTCTTGGGACTTTCTAAGAAATACTGGGAGGACGGCAGTCGGCCCAACCTGCAGTCTTTTTTTATGCGTGTGCAAAAACGCTACGCTTTCCGCAAGGTCTTGGGCGACATCCACACAACACTCCTATCCGCAGTGCTGCCTAACGCCTTCCGGATGGTAAAAAAGAAGCCGCCGTCCTTCTTCGGGGCCTCCTTTCTAATGGGCTCCCTCGGAGGGATGGGCTACTTCGCCTACTggtttttaaaaaagaaatacatgtaGTGAATGCTCCCTTGGTGTGTTCAATGTCTGTGCATTTGTGTGATGTTTGAACTTTTCTGTAACATTCAATGACTGCAGGAAAAGCCTACTGAATATAGAGAACACTAATACTTACCTGGGCCACTAAAGATATATTCAAACATTCCATAATAAGACATTCTTGACAGCACATTTTCTGGTAGTCAAGGCCTTCATACATTTTCCTTTTTTGCTGTGTTGGCATGCAACTGGCCAATTTACAGTACACCGAATACCAATGCAGTAACACAAACCGGGATGAAGTACTTTGGCATGCCACTACTCATACTCACATCTACTGTTCAGTCCTTATCACAGCACATGAAGTATCGCTACTgagtagggatgttccgatcagggttgtATGCTATAGCAACTATCCATGGCCAATACCGAACACATTTATTAACTGTAAATCGTTCTAATTAttaatggtgagtgctattgacagttcggccgagtcataccaaagactataaaaatgtgtacctccctgcttggcactcagcatcaagggttggaattgggggttaaatcaccaaaaattattcccgggcgcggctaccgctgctgctcactgctcccctcacctcccaggggttgagagtgagggtgatgggtgaaatgcagaggataatctcaccacacctagtgtgtgtgtgaccatcattggtactttaactttaaacaatatcaacacagtattttaaataacaaaacaaagtcattagtatataccgtatttttcggagtataagtctcaccggccgaaaatgcataataaagaagggaaaaaacaaatatgagtcgcactggagtataaatcgcatttttgggggaaatgtatttgataaaacccaacaccaagaatagacacacaataaaggcaatttaaaataaataaagaatagtgaacaacaggctgaataagtgtatgttatatgacgcataaataaccaactgagaacgtgcctggtatgttaacgtaacatattatggtaagagtcattcaaataactataacatgtagaacatgctatacgtttaccaaaccatctgtcactcctaatcgctaaatcggatgaaatcttatacgtctagtctcttacgtgaatgagctaaataatattatttgatattttacggtaatgtgttaataatttcacacataagtcgctcctgagtataagtcgcacccaaactatgaaaaaaactgcgacttatagtccgaaaaatacggtaataatttaaaaaatgcaaaaactactatctacaaATCATTTCAATCTTTtcgtttttgccctcaaagtcctcctgtgtccatggAATTATTCActaaatttgtaaacattaacaaaaatgaCAACAAAATGATTGAGGAAATACAAATATCTATGTAATTACTCTTGTATCGATTATACGCTGAGCCGACCTTTTGGTATCGACGCCGCCAATTAcgtgttgtgtactgactgtgacaatgctgacacacaaaCAGTTTTTGGTATATTATCCTCTTTCTAGACTTTTattaatctaccgtattttccgtgcAACAGAGTGCACTGCTATTTAAGCTGCACCTaccaaatttgagaagaaataaaTATCTTTACACATATTAGCCGTgccggaccataagccgcagatatatactgctacgaaagttgttttttttttttacatacgttAATTGTTTGTAACACAggagtaaaacagctgatcaaacaaaacagaagtcattgccatggacccactagctgcggaagttagCTCTCTAATCcgccaaacagactcaataactccacggtgacgttttggtgagtttacgaaactgaaacaatacaaaaagaatggaattgtaagttaataatactaacacagacactcgtaaacaagtAAGCATATTCGCcaatgacgctagcttgattacattacaatagcacgtacaaatatgcatttgcatatgcatatttgtacgtgcataTGCATTTGCATATGCAtgtgggttacccacatatgcggtcctctccagggtttctcatagtcattcacaccgacgtcccactggggtgagttttccttgcccttatgtgggctctgtaccgcggatgtcgttgtggcttgtgcagccctttgagacacttgtgatataggactatataaataaacattgattgattgaaaccacTACTACAGACATCAGacatgggacgatttagtaagtacgaattgttttagttaaattgtaaaacttacaaacgttgcttgaagtCATAAATTAAGAATCATTTTGAGAAGCGCAATGGGCGTTTATACTTCTGGTTCAAAGCACGAAgccggaagtacattttcaacccacagcacctgcagtggGTGAACTCGTTTAAAAGATGGCGGCATAGCAGACACAATAAcataccttttcagtgtctctgtcggtgtgatacaaaacattatggccttaAGCTAAGAAAaagccataaattagctgcaccgtttcatAAGCCGGAGAGTACACAGCATTGGAAAAAAGTTGTGGTTTATCGTCCGGGAAATACgatacttgttcatttcctgttaataattGTATTGTAACATGCTTCTATCTATAAGCACGTATTATTTAAAGCCAGTTTAGCGCCTAGCATCACTACTGCTGGCTTgcgctcggtgtgtaacatgttaaatgggttatacttgtagagcgcttttctaccttcaaggtactcaaagcgctttgacactatttccacattcacacacacattcacacactgatggcgggagctgccatgcaaggccctaaccacgacccatcagaggCAAGGGTGAcgtgttttgctcaaggacacaacggacgtgacgaggttggtagaaggtggggattgaaccaggaaccctcaggttgctggcacagccactcttccAACTGCGCCACACTGTCCACTGTTGATCCTCATCTTCCACTGATAATAACActtaaatatacttaagacaataAGAAAGGCAGTTTATTtactgtaatggaggtgattttcattcatttagaggagcggctccacactgtgtatagacACTCATAATTAGCTATACGCTTGTCAGCCAGGGGACCAAAAATAAATAGTTTCATTCAGACAGGATCTGTGCTTTAAAAGACCTTCATCggcaacatactttttcacaaaaattgggGACTGAaagatcggcacatccctacttCTGATACTATGCTGCTTTGCATAGAAAAGGTGAACTCTTAATATGAGAGTCAACAAAGTcaaggcgcacacacacacacgcacacgcacacactgacTTTACATAGAGCACATGGCCCACTGTCACTAAGCAGGAGTTCATTAAAGTGATGTGTGTTTCCTCGCTAGTCAGGTTTTGTGAAGGTGCCATTTTTCTGCAAACTTCGAAATGAACAACGGCCCAGCAATAATGAGCAGGAAAAATCAATAGATTCTTTATTTCCTTTCAAGATTTAACAGAGGAAACAGTGACTCGTGAAATGGAAGCATTGAAATTGAGACAATTTGTCAAGGCTATGTTTGAAGACACAATCTTCTACTCTGCCCAGTGTTAACTTGTTACTTGCTGTTTCTCCATGACAACAGCTGAAGTCATCCAGCCCAGggcttctcaaacttttttcaacaagtaccacctcagaaaaaaactagTCTCTCTAAGCACCACCAACAAGCTGTAttctaatgaccaacattaaaatacagtagtgtagtaagcctaagtattcattaaaacaaggcagaggttttttttgacaagtatttttaatatttttggccactgtaacattacacagtttgaacagtaacactgtgtttgaatataggaaaataaagcaCTGTActataatcaagtgattatttggcgtaccactagtggtacacataccacagtttgagaaggtCTAGACAATGTCCTGAGCTAAAACTCTTGAGTGCAGGAAATAAGCAGCCAACTTGGTTTTTATTAAGCATCCGGTTTCATGTTCCTATTGATTCTCTGGGCAGAAGTCCTTTTAATTAGGGAACACATGTGAGATTGATGACTTGAGGAACACACACAGAAGTGTGCATGAACATGATGAGCTCTAATGAGCACAATGGGACATATCATGTGATTTAAGTGTAGGAAGATTGTGTGATCATGCCTTTTAGCTATTGAGTTTGCAACCGACATCATCTTCTAAATGCACTAAGATTCATTTTAATTAACTGGATTTGCGACTCCACCTTTTGGGCCCGCCTGGAATCTCCTGCATCACACACACAGTCAAGACATTGTATATGTGATGGTGGCCGTTATATCTCAcgatagtatttttttattttctactttttatgtttttatatttctatttatatgcatttatttatggTGCTTTTTATGATGTTTGTTCATAAGCCTTAATTTATTCAGTTGCCATCAAtgacaaataaaaactaaaaatgcaAAGATAAGAGCAAATTTTGTTGTGATTTGGGGAAAAGCAGAAGACCTAAAGTTATAATTGCATGGTTACAGTTGGGGtgatttcactgtaatgatatatACATTGGGAGCTCCCTAAAGTGTGACTTTTCATTTGTATGAGTTGGTTTTAAATCATCTATTATTACTTTTGTATGGACTGTGAGAACATTGCACAACACTTCATTGAGTGGAAACATTTCATTCCATGTCATTGGCACATGCAAGGCAGATAACAAGCAGTTTGATCTACCTTTCAATGCATCgcataaacaaataaatagtgTCATATTGGTTTCAAATCAAAAgtgataccataccataccataccaactttatttataaagccctttaaaaacaaccacagttgaaaaacaaagggctgtacaccacaaagaaataaaggcaaaggacagactaaaaaataaaatttaaaacagaagtaaaatacacattaaaaaagcaaatacaaaattaccctaagaacaattttgttagataaaaagcagttaaaaaagttaaaagttaaaaacagtttaaagtctcatgctgggttaaaagccagtgaataaaaatgggttttaagaagggtcttaaaaatagccaaagaaggggcctgtctcacatgaagtggaagatcattccagagttttgggcccgcaacagagaaggctctgtcccccctgagcttacgcttggatttgggtacctccaggatcagctgatcagctgacctgagggaccgggtgggggcatagaggtggagcagctcagagaggtaaggtggggcaagaccacgtaaggatttaaaaacaagtaagataattttaaaatggactctaaaagacacaggcagccagtggagggaggctaaaacaggagtaatgtgctctctttttcttgtgtttgttaaaagtcgggcagctgcattttggaccagctgcagacgtgagagggaggactgactaattccaaaatataaagcgttacagtaatccagccgagatgtaataaaggcatggattactgtctcaaactgttgcctagaaagcaggtttttaaccttagccagctgacgtaaataaacTGTTTGAAATCCATCTAAAAAGGGATCTTGTCTTAAAAAAATGGAGAAAGTAGTGTACGTTGGTCTGGAAACAACACTTGTCACTGATGTCCAAATGGACTGTAAACCCCTGCTCTCATACCAAATTAGTAGTAGCAGCGAAAAAATGTGCACAATGATTCTCCCCACGAGAAAGTACTAACTTAAAACAGTGCAtccattttaaaggggaactgcacttttttggaattttgcttatcgttcacaatcattatgaaagacatgacggatgtttatttttatgcattctaaatattacataaatgcgattgaaagtctgcttacaatggcgcctatgggagtcgctctattctgcctagaaagcccttaaaaaacatgttatatgcatgatgtaagtattaaTGTAATGTTgtatgattattactcactgcagacttcatgagagccaacaaaaatgataaaatatcacttactgtacaatgtctgctgtcattaggatgccgactgataggacgttcatatattcccatttagatgaagaatgactcttaATCCTCGctaagaaaaaaagggtggaaccaagcgtctttttgtgtcgttctcgccattaccgggtctaaattggctgtcaaagtgtaccaacttgtcagaatacatCTTCGTCCTACTATTCAGGTGAAAGGcataatttatgatctacaatagtttgacgagcaaggaaacgagaaagcagctgatcagtcgatcatgtcaatattggcacacaagctcgtgaccatggcgccgctataaatagtttgtctgcgttagcgcttgtaataacaatatcactaatacttggttaatattgatgtcacgaaatgtaaatggagtagtgTTGgcgatttttggatgttttttttatttgttttatgggCGAACAAGATGACCTtctattggctccgctgtaagcagactttttttttttttaatatatccaCTGTCATGTCTTTcagaatgattgtgaacaataggtaacattccaaaaaagtgcagttcccctttaaacgtaGACAATAAGAAAGCTGCCTAAgtgttttgtttcttttctttcaTGTGGCGTTGAGGGGGGAGTCCTGGAGACAAAGGGTGAAGATACCAAAGCCGATATGTCAGATACCACGCCAGCAGTCCAGTTACAGTACCGAGCACCTTGTGAGATAGGTCGTGGAAGTAAACAGCGGTGCAGATAAACATCCACAGCCATATAATTACGATAAGGTTTAGTGCCACATAGAGAAAGTTTAGAACCATCCTTGGGAGCACTGACAAACTCTCGGTCCTCAGAGAGGCCATGGGTACGGTTTCCTCCACAATGAACAGCGCAGAATATGTCAGGATGAAAGAGTGTCCAGAGATGTCGTAGCCGTGCCAGTGCaagccagcgcgcctgcaggcgGCTTTGGAGGTGTACTCTAGACTGACGTTGTCCATGGAGTCCGCTTTAAAACACGAGCCGGTCACGTCCTCGATGTAGAAGAAGGTTTCGGTGCAAACGTACCACACAGCCGTCGCCACTGCCAGAGAGAGGAGCCTTCGGACGAGGAAGAGCACGTTTCTGCTGAATGCGGTGTTGGAGAGGAGGAGGAAGGGAGTCAGGAGCAGCAGTGTCCAACCCCAGGACACTTTGACAAAATACCTGCAAGACAAACAAGGCGAGCACACTTTCATTTCATGCTTGTATTCCTTAGGCTTAGTCAAAGCTCTTATTAAGACACAATACACTTACGACACGTTTTaactagagataaatgctttaaaatgtaatatcaaaaattatcggtgtcggtttcaaaaagtaaaattaatgactttttaaaacgccgctgtatggagcggtacacggacgtaagaagaagtacagagcagttgcgtctcccagtcagcagcccctcccctcgcccctctcccacacacaacacaggagttgacgactgcagcatgagaggatTACTGgcaacgcttgatgacctcatcaaaccgccgcgagcggagcataacaacaacaagagtgtgttgttgccggtgctgtagccgtggctaacaagcaagTGAGCtctgtgactgactaacgacaccaagtctatggtttgggattattttaaagtgtctctgacggataaaaaactggcaatttgcaatgactgcaacaatttggttatgcgaggaggaaccaagacgtcttcctttaatacgagcaagttgatctcccacctcttcaagaatcataaggagatacacgaataatacaagcggaagatggatgaaaagcaaacaccgaaaaaaagtagtaccacatgtgacacttacaattagtagtcACAATTGTTTTGTAAAATGAATGTGTAAATAGAGTATCCTAATTTAGTTTGAGGTATTTTCATATCTAAAgtcacagttaaaggcctactgaaagccactactaccgaccacgcagtctgatagtttatatatcaatgatgaaatcttaacattgcaacacatgccaatacggccgggttaacttataaagtgacattttaaaattcccgggaaatatccggctgaaacgtcgcggtatgatgacgtatgcgcgtgacgaagtccgagtaacggaagttatggtaccccgtagaatcctatacaaaaagctctgttttcatttcataattccacagtattctggacatcttttgcaatttttttaatgaacaatgacggctgcaaagaagacagttgtaggtgggatcagtgtattagcagcggactacagcaacacaaccaggaggactttgttggagcgctagccgcgctagccgccgacttcaccttgacttcctacgtctccgggccgccaaacgcatcgggtgaagtccttcgtcctgccgatcgctggaacgcaggtgagcacgggtgttgatgagcaaatgagggctggctggcgtaggtggagagctaatgtttttagcatagctctgtgcagtacggttgctaagttagcttcaatggcgtcgttagcacagcattgttaaccttcgccagcctggaaagcattaaccgtgtatttacatgtccacggtttaatagtattgttgattttctatctatacttccagtcaggggtttatttcttttgtttctatatgcagttaaagcaagatgctatcacgttagctcgtagctaaagcatttcgccaatgtattgtcgtggagataaaaggcactgaatgtccatttcgcgttctcgactctcattttcaagaggatatagtatccgaggtggtttaaaatacaaatctgtgatctacaatagaaaaaggagagtgtggaatccaatgagccagcttgtacctaagttacggtcagagcgaaaaaagatacgtccatcgctgcctctcaagtcattcactgtaacgttcctcatctacgaatctttcatcctcgctcaaattaatggggtaatcatcactttctcggtccgaatctctctcgctccattgtaaacaacggggaattgtgaggaatcctagctcctgtgacgtcacgctacttccggtacaggcaaggcttttttttatcagcgagcaaaagttgcgaactttatcgttgattttctctactaaatcctttcagcaaaaatatggcaatatcgcgaaatgatcaagtatgacacatagaatggatctgctattcccgtttaactaaaaaaaaatcatttcagtaggcctttaaagtgtatgTTTCCAAGCTGAATGCCACAAGACATGTTATTCCGCCACGCCAGCAGAGGGAGCACTCGTATAGGAAAGGAGGGAAATGGGAGGTGCTTATTAGTGCTTCCGTGTCTCAGTCAGGTCACACCCTGCGATGACAACGCAATCAAGCACTTTGTGTCTTCTTTTTATTCCTATAAAACAGGTCGGTAAAGTGTGATAATGTTAACACATTTGTCTCCAAGCAATTATAAGCGTTTCTGAATATAGAAATATCGAAGTATGTTGTTTAAAAGTGTATATTTGTGCTGAAATTTGTAACGTTCAATAAGCGAGGTCTCCCTTTGTGTGCGAGCGCGTGGTTGGGCGGGAATGGCGGCGGCAGTGGACTTGTTGAAGATAAACTCTGTGATTGTTAAGAAGTTTTATAGGTATAGTCAGGTAACAATTTGTGTAATTGTAATTGATTTATAATGACAGTGACAATATAGAAAAAAGCGTTCAAGAAAGCAGCGATATTAAAACAAAGCAATGTCAGGATACAATACAAACATGTAAAATGAAGAGGTTTATTAAAGCAACAGTACCGCTACGTGATGCTTATACACAAGAAAGATAGTGTTGGGGTATGTAACGATCAATCCTCCATGTTGTTGTGGATTTGTTttatcatttcaaaagtaaagatGTCATTGTTTAACGATGTGAATGAACAAATGTGGAATTTAAATTACATTATCGAAACCATTTGGATGTGATTAAAAGCACAATAGAAATGCAAATGAGAGTAAAGAAatcaagaaatgcttaataaaagaGTCAAATCACACCCTGTGATGACAACGCAATCAAGCAAGTGTCTTCTTTTTATTCCTATAAAACAGGACACACCATTTTGAACACTGGGACCAGGCTACTCAGTGCGAGGCCTGTAACACATGCAGTTGTCGCTTagagactccgccgagaaaaaacaaaaatacatcaaaaaCCAC
It encodes the following:
- the fitm2 gene encoding acyl-coenzyme A diphosphatase FITM2, with product MAAVDVVVGNLVTLWRIPAVRQKFPWMFLLISVVGSILKEFQVIPQTYFSSSRNVLNVYFVKVSWGWTLLLLTPFLLLSNTAFSRNVLFLVRRLLSLAVATAVWYVCTETFFYIEDVTGSCFKADSMDNVSLEYTSKAACRRAGLHWHGYDISGHSFILTYSALFIVEETVPMASLRTESLSVLPRMVLNFLYVALNLIVIIWLWMFICTAVYFHDLSHKVLGTVTGLLAWYLTYRLWYLHPLSPGLPPQRHMKEKKQNT